From the Oleiharenicola lentus genome, one window contains:
- a CDS encoding FecR family protein translates to MSTDFPSPEGADPVAQAAAEWVLRHDRGLAAVEQDEFSQWLAADPHHSSAWAEHRWGWEEFDRLAGLQTSMHAVSDPNLLVSQRRVAPHARMAVALAAVVVVAVGALLYFRPVLTEAPPEPTPVSSLALIEQRELPDGSVAVLNRGAIVTEHYSVGTRRVRLERGEAHFKVAKDSARPFLVEIGGVTVRAVGTAFNVRLDPASVEVLVTEGKVDVQHRNPAGVHREELLNLSVGERTVVSLAPAPPPPQVAVVPPAEIEARLAWQPRLLDFTNAPLSEIVAEFNRRNPVRLSLRDPALRGMRLSTTFRSDNVEGFVRLLRSDFDVNVEWRGDGDIILSLVNQDGR, encoded by the coding sequence ATGACCGCGGCTTGGCTGCGGTCGAGCAGGATGAGTTTTCCCAGTGGCTAGCGGCCGATCCGCACCACAGCTCCGCCTGGGCCGAGCATCGCTGGGGATGGGAAGAATTCGACCGGCTGGCTGGCTTGCAGACCTCGATGCATGCCGTGTCCGATCCCAATCTGCTTGTTTCGCAACGCCGCGTGGCGCCGCACGCTCGGATGGCGGTGGCGCTGGCAGCGGTGGTCGTGGTGGCGGTCGGAGCTTTGCTCTATTTCCGTCCTGTCCTGACCGAGGCGCCACCGGAACCGACGCCGGTCAGTTCACTCGCCCTCATCGAGCAGCGTGAGCTGCCGGACGGCTCGGTCGCAGTATTGAACAGGGGAGCCATCGTTACGGAGCACTACTCTGTCGGGACGCGGCGCGTGCGGCTTGAGCGGGGTGAGGCTCATTTCAAGGTGGCCAAGGACAGCGCGCGTCCATTTCTGGTTGAGATCGGAGGGGTGACTGTGCGGGCGGTCGGCACGGCCTTCAATGTCCGGCTCGATCCGGCTTCAGTCGAAGTGTTGGTGACCGAAGGGAAAGTGGATGTGCAACACCGGAACCCCGCGGGCGTGCATCGCGAGGAACTGCTCAATCTCTCGGTGGGGGAGCGCACAGTCGTCTCGTTGGCCCCGGCACCCCCTCCTCCGCAAGTGGCGGTCGTGCCGCCAGCGGAAATCGAGGCCCGGCTGGCTTGGCAACCGCGCCTACTGGACTTCACCAACGCGCCACTGTCGGAGATCGTGGCCGAGTTCAACCGGCGCAACCCGGTGCGCCTGTCCTTGCGCGATCCTGCGTTACGAGGGATGCGGCTCAGTACAACCTTCCGCTCCGACAATGTCGAGGGCTTTGTCCGCCTGCTGAGGTCGGATTTCGACGTCAATGTCGAATGGCGAGGTGATGGTGACATCATCCTGAGCTTGGTGAATCAGGATGGCCGTTGA